One window of Elaeis guineensis isolate ETL-2024a chromosome 11, EG11, whole genome shotgun sequence genomic DNA carries:
- the LOC140852572 gene encoding G-type lectin S-receptor-like serine/threonine-protein kinase At4g27290 — protein sequence MGKFRILATFLCLSFFNLFSASNGRDIITPDQAMENGEALVSAGGTFKLGFFSPSGSTNRYLGIWYNNIPMQTVVWVANRNSPVTNFPAVLNLTADGNLALHDNTSNVIWLTNTSNVSDPTVQLLDSGNLVLTDNSRRLVWQSFDYPSDTFLPGMKLGFNQHLDWHLTSWTSPSDPSPGTYSSKIYGYREIGIWNLTILKYRSGPWNGHGFNGFTDMKSAEFFSFRFFINQEEEYYTFEIINKSILSRVVLNQFGVVQRSVLLDPIHGWKLYWWFPMDQCDEYAECGAFGVCNTNDSSVCKCLRGFVPKSPEDWALRDFSDGCVRRTALHCGRGGDGFLKVTGLKLPDTSNAMVDRNMSLDDCRDRCLKNCSCMAFNSFSEDGSACLTWHGDLIDIREFTEGGQDLYVRLASSELGMST from the coding sequence ATGGGAAAATTTAGGATCTTAGCCACTTTCCTCTGTCTTTCCTTCTTCAACCTCTTCAGTGCTTCCAATGGAAGAGATATTATCACTCCAGATCAAGCTATGGAAAATGGGGAGGCGTTGGTTTCAGCCGGCGGAACCTTCAAATTAGGCTTCTTCAGTCCTAGTGGTTCGACAAACCGATACTTGGGGATATGGTACAATAATATCCCAATGCAAACAGTTGTGTGGGTTGCCAATAGGAATAGCCCGGTTACAAACTTCCCTGCAGTTTTAAATCTCACTGCTGATGGAAATCTCGCCCTTCATGATAACACCAGCAATGTCATCTGGCTAACAAACACCTCAAATGTAAGTGATCCCACCGTTCAACTCTTGGATTCAGGAAATCTTGTCTTGACTGATAATTCTAGAAGATTAGTGTGGCAGAGCTTTGATTATCCATCAGATACCTTTCTTCCTGGCATGAAGCTTGGATTTAATCAACATCTTGACTGGCATCTCACATCATGGACGAGCCCCTCAGACCCTTCTCCAGGGACCTACTCCTCCAAAATTTATGGATACCGTGAAATAGGGATATGGAATTTGACTATCCTTAAGTATCGAAGTGGCCCATGGAATGGCCATGGATTCAATGGCTTCACAGATATGAAATCTGCTGAGTTTTTTAGCTTTAGATTCTTCATCAATCAGGAAGAGGAATACTACACGTTTGAAATCATCAACAAGTCTATATTATCGCGGGTGGTACTGAATCAATTTGGAGTGGTTCAGCGCTCTGTGTTGCTTGATCCAATCCATGGATGGAAACTCTACTGGTGGTTTCCAATGGACCAGTGTGATGAGTATGCTGAGTGTGGAGCCTTTGGAGTTTGCAATACCAATGACTCATCTGTGTGCAAGTGTTTGAGAGGGTTTGTGCCCAAGTCACCAGAAGATTGGGCTCTCAGAGATTTCTCTGATGGCTGTGTGCGGAGAACAGCTCTGCATTGTGGAAGAGGAGGGGATGGGTTTCTAAAGGTGACTGGACTGAAGTTGCCAGATACTTCAAATGCTATGGTAGATCGAAACATGAGCCTTGATGATTGTAGAGACAGGTGTTTGAAGAATTGTTCTTGCATGGCCTTTAATAGCTTTTCCGAAGACGGAAGTGCATGTCTCACCTGGCACGGTGACCTAATAGATATTAGAGAGTTTACAGAAGGAGGGCAAGATCTATATGTACGGCTTGCATCTTCTGAACTAGGTATGTCCACTTGA